Proteins encoded in a region of the Streptomyces sp. NBC_00513 genome:
- a CDS encoding DUF2637 domain-containing protein produces MTRLVRPDAVLVQAVIAGALSFAHLHDLAEAAGQNGWKAWAYPVSVDLLLVAAWHRLRTLRDAGEPSRSAWSWFAVALAASLGANVATAGLLDLGDVPDWLRILVAGWPALAFLGGTLLVHRPTSPGEPETAPAPESLPVVERATEPDVQVVSAPALPAPDPEPDPAPAAAPAITAPPALIAHARKIAADYRTRTGSDIDTETLRARLGVPSPLAEAIAAQLA; encoded by the coding sequence ATGACTCGCCTGGTCCGCCCGGACGCCGTCCTCGTCCAGGCCGTCATTGCCGGAGCGCTCTCCTTCGCCCACCTGCACGACCTCGCCGAAGCCGCCGGCCAGAACGGCTGGAAGGCCTGGGCCTACCCGGTCAGCGTGGACCTGCTCCTCGTCGCCGCCTGGCACCGCCTACGCACCCTGCGGGACGCGGGCGAACCCTCGCGGTCGGCCTGGTCCTGGTTCGCCGTAGCCCTGGCGGCCTCGCTCGGCGCGAACGTCGCGACCGCCGGCCTACTCGACCTGGGCGACGTCCCGGACTGGCTCCGCATCCTCGTCGCCGGCTGGCCGGCGCTCGCCTTCCTCGGCGGCACGCTCCTGGTCCACCGGCCCACGTCACCCGGTGAGCCGGAGACGGCCCCCGCTCCGGAGTCACTCCCGGTGGTCGAGCGGGCGACAGAACCCGACGTACAGGTCGTCTCGGCCCCCGCCCTGCCCGCCCCGGATCCGGAACCCGATCCGGCTCCCGCAGCTGCTCCGGCCATCACCGCTCCGCCGGCTCTCATCGCCCACGCCCGGAAGATCGCCGCCGACTACCGCACCCGCACCGGCTCGGACATCGACACCGAGACCCTGCGCGCCCGGCTCGGCGTCCCGTCCCCGCTCGCAGAAGCCATCGCCGCCCAGCTCGCCTGA
- a CDS encoding mobile element transfer protein, producing MPARINFRSLLKIGPVQIGTYRDRHGRMKDAAVCTTDGCGWSSDYSSSTAAQLAARSHRCRVS from the coding sequence ATGCCCGCCCGGATCAACTTCCGCTCGCTCCTGAAGATCGGCCCCGTTCAGATCGGCACCTATCGCGACCGCCACGGCCGCATGAAGGACGCCGCCGTCTGCACCACCGACGGATGCGGCTGGTCCTCCGACTACAGCTCCTCGACCGCCGCCCAGCTCGCCGCCCGCTCCCACCGCTGCCGCGTCAGCTGA
- a CDS encoding SpdD protein, producing the protein MFKPRYPRPDTYVPATIRPTPVPTEAPAPAPTALGGLLRQSPGTALVLAAGGVAGVLALASVAVSLLLAVAVTAVALSISAVVVLFLVRALRQEFRNH; encoded by the coding sequence GTGTTCAAGCCCCGGTACCCGCGCCCCGACACCTACGTCCCGGCGACCATCCGCCCGACCCCGGTCCCCACCGAAGCCCCCGCCCCGGCCCCGACCGCCCTCGGCGGTCTGCTCCGGCAGTCGCCCGGAACCGCGCTCGTCCTCGCCGCGGGCGGAGTTGCCGGAGTGCTCGCGCTGGCCTCCGTTGCCGTCTCGCTCCTCTTGGCCGTCGCCGTCACCGCGGTCGCCCTGTCCATCAGCGCCGTCGTCGTCCTGTTCCTCGTCCGGGCCCTGCGCCAGGAGTTCAGGAACCACTGA
- a CDS encoding GGDEF domain-containing protein — protein MDTQSFALCLPLVGWAAHSGLLTHRLAAARRDPLTGLRTRAGWTVRAERFIRRHRDSVVLLLDLDDFKSLNDTHGHAAGDAALTATAARLTAWCDRYGIAGRLGGDEFVAVHRLPHRNDLDAALNTPLLYQGRSLPVSASVGSCRLADLTVRGLPEALAAADAAMYAAKGTPGRRGSRGTTN, from the coding sequence GTGGACACCCAATCGTTCGCCTTATGCCTGCCCCTCGTCGGCTGGGCCGCGCACTCCGGTCTGCTGACCCACCGACTCGCCGCCGCCCGCCGGGACCCGCTGACCGGCCTCCGGACCCGCGCCGGATGGACCGTACGAGCGGAGCGATTCATCCGCCGGCACCGGGACTCCGTCGTCCTCCTCCTCGACCTGGACGACTTCAAGAGCCTCAACGACACCCACGGCCACGCCGCCGGAGATGCGGCCCTCACCGCGACCGCCGCCCGGCTGACCGCCTGGTGCGACCGGTACGGCATCGCCGGCCGCCTCGGTGGAGACGAGTTCGTCGCCGTGCACCGGCTCCCGCACCGGAACGACCTCGACGCGGCCCTCAACACCCCACTGCTGTACCAGGGGCGCTCACTGCCGGTCTCCGCTTCCGTCGGCTCCTGCCGACTCGCGGACCTGACCGTTCGCGGCCTTCCCGAAGCCCTCGCCGCTGCCGACGCCGCGATGTACGCGGCCAAGGGCACCCCCGGCCGCCGCGGCTCGCGCGGCACCACCAACTGA
- a CDS encoding DNA cytosine methyltransferase, whose translation MRPPRVLDLCSGAGGAAMGYHQAGFDVVGVDINPQPRYPFEFHQGDAIDFVTAHGPDFDLIHASWPCQSHSTLTKGTNKGRSYPDLIPAGRAALLTTGRPYVIENVQSAPIRHDLVLCGEMFDLAVIRHRVFEVHGFPAFQNPHVAHRGRVAGMRHGRWYEGPYFAVYGQGGGKGTVAQWQTAMGIDWTDNRHEIAEAIPPAYTRHLGGQFLAHHAAVTA comes from the coding sequence ATGCGCCCTCCCCGAGTCCTCGACCTCTGCTCCGGCGCCGGTGGGGCAGCCATGGGATACCACCAGGCCGGATTCGACGTCGTCGGCGTCGACATAAACCCTCAGCCCAGGTACCCCTTCGAGTTCCACCAGGGCGACGCCATCGACTTCGTGACCGCCCACGGCCCGGACTTCGACCTGATCCACGCCTCGTGGCCGTGCCAGTCCCACTCGACGTTGACCAAGGGCACGAACAAGGGCCGTTCCTACCCGGACCTGATCCCGGCCGGCCGCGCCGCCCTGCTCACCACCGGCCGCCCGTACGTGATCGAGAACGTCCAGAGCGCCCCCATCCGACACGACCTCGTGTTGTGCGGCGAGATGTTCGACTTGGCGGTCATCCGGCATCGCGTCTTCGAGGTTCACGGGTTCCCCGCCTTCCAGAACCCGCACGTCGCCCACCGAGGACGAGTGGCCGGCATGCGCCACGGCCGTTGGTACGAGGGCCCGTACTTCGCCGTCTACGGACAGGGCGGCGGCAAGGGCACCGTTGCCCAGTGGCAGACGGCCATGGGCATCGATTGGACGGACAACCGACACGAGATCGCCGAAGCCATCCCGCCCGCCTACACCCGGCACCTCGGCGGACAGTTCCTCGCCCACCACGCGGCGGTGACCGCGTGA
- the repSA gene encoding replication initiator protein RepSA, which yields MTHLLQDPATLGDMLRVAAAPDYPRWSEQIHRTGGCSDPIHITGWTVAKDKTTGEILNRYSTADEPGGRLRIACGNRRASRCPACAWTYSGDTYHLIRAGLAGDESRDIPATVREHPRVFATLTAPSFGPVHNRPAGRPCQCGKHHQEDAPELGTALDPATYDYAGAVLFNNHGGQLWQRFTTRLRREIAAYACLSQRALKEVARISYGKVAEFQKRGAIHFHAVIRIDGPDGPAGPPPAWATTELLDHSIRAAASHTYTSVSAPAAADQPARTFRWGTQIDVRPIKAFGDGSEITEQAVASYVAKYATKAAENTGTLDRRIGNREALVLLDVPNHTARLIGACLDLDPLYPDRRLAAWSHMLGFRGHFSTKSRQYSTTLGALRQTRADYRAAQEREARGLDDVEPDTVLVLASWEYAGHGHTPGESVLAATIARDIQLNRQTAREALHERHALEGAAS from the coding sequence GTGACCCACCTGCTCCAGGACCCGGCCACCCTCGGCGACATGCTGAGGGTGGCTGCGGCCCCCGACTACCCACGCTGGTCCGAGCAGATCCACCGCACCGGCGGCTGCTCCGACCCCATCCACATCACCGGCTGGACCGTCGCCAAGGACAAGACCACCGGCGAGATCCTGAACCGGTACTCCACCGCCGACGAACCCGGCGGCCGGCTCCGGATCGCCTGCGGCAACCGCCGCGCCTCCCGCTGCCCCGCCTGCGCCTGGACCTACTCCGGCGATACCTACCACCTGATCCGCGCCGGACTCGCGGGAGACGAAAGCCGGGACATCCCCGCCACCGTCCGCGAGCACCCCCGGGTCTTCGCCACCCTGACCGCTCCCTCCTTCGGCCCGGTCCACAACCGCCCCGCCGGCCGACCCTGCCAGTGCGGCAAGCACCACCAGGAGGACGCGCCCGAACTCGGTACGGCCCTCGACCCGGCCACGTACGACTACGCCGGGGCCGTCCTCTTCAACAACCACGGCGGCCAGCTCTGGCAGCGCTTCACCACCCGCCTCCGCCGCGAGATCGCCGCGTACGCCTGCCTCTCCCAGCGCGCGCTGAAGGAAGTCGCCCGGATCTCCTACGGCAAGGTCGCCGAGTTCCAGAAGCGAGGCGCCATCCACTTCCACGCCGTGATCCGCATCGACGGACCGGACGGACCGGCCGGCCCTCCGCCGGCCTGGGCCACCACCGAGCTCCTCGACCACTCGATCCGCGCCGCGGCCTCCCACACCTACACCTCGGTCAGCGCCCCGGCCGCCGCCGACCAACCCGCCCGTACCTTCCGCTGGGGCACGCAGATCGACGTGCGCCCCATCAAGGCCTTCGGGGACGGCTCCGAGATCACCGAACAGGCCGTCGCCTCGTACGTCGCGAAGTACGCCACCAAGGCCGCCGAGAACACCGGCACCCTCGACCGCCGTATCGGCAACCGCGAGGCCCTGGTCCTCCTCGACGTCCCGAACCACACCGCCCGCCTGATCGGCGCCTGCCTCGACCTGGACCCGCTGTACCCGGACCGCCGCCTCGCCGCCTGGTCCCACATGCTCGGCTTCCGGGGCCACTTCTCCACCAAGTCCCGCCAGTACTCCACCACCCTCGGCGCCCTCCGCCAGACCCGCGCCGACTACCGCGCCGCCCAGGAACGCGAGGCCCGGGGCCTGGACGACGTCGAGCCGGACACCGTGCTCGTCCTCGCCTCCTGGGAGTACGCCGGCCACGGCCACACCCCCGGCGAATCCGTCCTCGCCGCCACCATCGCCCGGGACATCCAGCTCAACCGCCAGACCGCCAGAGAAGCCCTGCACGAGCGACATGCCTTGGAAGGAGCCGCGTCATGA
- a CDS encoding helix-turn-helix domain-containing protein: MTTATAELLTVPEVMQTLKLGRSTVYDLIRSRRLVSITIGRARRIPADAVRQFIDHEIEEAA, encoded by the coding sequence ATGACCACCGCAACCGCGGAACTGCTGACCGTCCCGGAGGTCATGCAAACGCTCAAGCTAGGGCGCTCGACCGTGTACGACCTGATCCGATCTCGGCGGCTCGTGTCCATCACCATCGGCCGCGCCCGCCGCATTCCCGCCGACGCCGTCCGGCAGTTCATCGACCACGAAATCGAGGAGGCCGCCTGA
- a CDS encoding site-specific integrase codes for MATQRRRNPNGAGTITQRKDGRFQAAVYVLQPDGTRARKFAYGKTWAECDVKRRDLLAKVDQGVPVPTRSAKLSEWLPYWLDNIVRPHRKRTTHAKYETHVRLYLVPLLGAKRLESLSVSDVRRVLVQLQKKASAATAKESHRVLRTALAAAVREELVSRNVATLVEPPKVEARDLSPWDLQETLDFLAAARKDPLFPAFVLAIALGFRRGEIVGLRWENVDLDKREIRVRTQRQRVGGEAYEDGPKGKRRRQTLPLPGICVAPLRWQRMKQAEARAKAGEKWVETGYVFTTRSGRPIEPRNVYRSFTRVAKDAGLRVIRLHDARHGTATLLTAAGVPPRVVMEILGHSQIAVTMNVYAHVVQDTQREAIGHMDRLLRRRETLPIRSR; via the coding sequence ATGGCCACTCAGCGCAGACGCAACCCGAACGGCGCGGGCACCATCACCCAACGCAAGGACGGCAGGTTCCAGGCCGCCGTGTACGTACTCCAACCGGACGGCACCCGGGCTCGGAAGTTCGCCTACGGCAAGACCTGGGCCGAGTGCGACGTGAAGCGCCGGGACCTCCTCGCCAAGGTGGACCAGGGCGTGCCCGTGCCCACGCGGTCCGCCAAGCTCTCCGAATGGCTGCCGTACTGGCTCGACAACATCGTGCGGCCCCACCGCAAGCGCACGACCCACGCCAAGTACGAGACGCACGTCCGCCTGTATCTGGTGCCGCTGCTGGGGGCCAAGCGGTTGGAGTCCCTCAGCGTGAGCGACGTTCGCCGGGTCCTGGTCCAGCTCCAGAAGAAGGCCAGCGCCGCGACCGCCAAGGAGTCTCACCGTGTGCTGCGAACCGCGCTCGCCGCGGCTGTACGGGAGGAGCTGGTCTCTCGCAACGTGGCAACGCTGGTCGAGCCGCCCAAAGTTGAGGCGCGGGACCTCTCCCCCTGGGACCTCCAGGAGACCCTGGACTTCCTCGCCGCCGCCCGAAAGGACCCGCTGTTCCCCGCCTTCGTACTGGCAATCGCGCTCGGCTTCCGGCGTGGGGAGATCGTGGGTCTGCGGTGGGAGAACGTGGACCTCGACAAGCGCGAGATCCGGGTCCGGACCCAGCGGCAGCGCGTCGGCGGCGAGGCCTACGAGGACGGTCCCAAGGGCAAGCGGCGCCGGCAGACCCTCCCCCTGCCCGGGATCTGCGTCGCTCCCCTGCGGTGGCAGCGGATGAAGCAGGCTGAAGCGCGGGCCAAGGCCGGGGAGAAGTGGGTGGAAACCGGGTACGTGTTCACCACCCGGTCCGGCCGGCCCATCGAGCCGCGGAACGTCTATCGGTCTTTCACCCGCGTGGCGAAGGACGCCGGGCTTCGGGTGATTCGGCTGCACGACGCGCGCCATGGGACGGCGACTCTGCTGACCGCCGCCGGCGTGCCGCCCCGGGTCGTGATGGAGATCCTCGGGCACTCGCAAATCGCCGTCACCATGAACGTCTACGCGCACGTCGTCCAGGACACGCAACGCGAGGCCATCGGGCACATGGACCGGCTGCTCAGGAGGCGGGAGACGCTCCCAATCCGCTCCCGTTGA
- a CDS encoding DUF4383 domain-containing protein produces MATTHTGPRVRRPVRTRLDEHLPVDHRLSRVYRVGAGLTGVLLIVFGILGLIDRIGFFDTGGDTVLTLNTNGALSVLSILVGLLLICGMVVGGNFASTLNIVLGVLFIASGFVNLALLDTGMNFLAFHIPNVLFSFVVGVMLMWFGMYGRVGSALPHDNPYWRARHPEEAAREQRARSRSGFRG; encoded by the coding sequence ATGGCCACCACCCATACGGGGCCGCGCGTGCGTCGGCCGGTCCGTACCCGGCTGGACGAGCACCTTCCCGTGGATCACCGTTTGAGCAGGGTGTACCGGGTGGGCGCGGGTCTGACCGGGGTGTTGTTGATCGTCTTCGGGATCCTGGGGTTGATCGACCGGATCGGTTTCTTCGACACGGGCGGCGACACGGTTCTCACACTGAACACGAACGGGGCGTTGAGCGTCCTGTCGATCCTCGTCGGCCTGCTGCTGATCTGCGGGATGGTGGTGGGCGGGAACTTCGCCTCGACGCTGAACATCGTGTTGGGCGTGCTGTTCATCGCGAGCGGGTTCGTGAATCTCGCGCTGCTGGACACCGGGATGAACTTCCTCGCCTTCCACATCCCGAACGTGCTGTTCAGCTTCGTGGTCGGCGTGATGCTGATGTGGTTCGGGATGTACGGGCGGGTGGGCAGCGCCCTGCCGCACGACAATCCGTACTGGCGTGCGCGCCATCCCGAGGAGGCGGCCCGCGAGCAGCGGGCGCGGTCCAGGAGCGGTTTCCGCGGATAG